In the Brachyhypopomus gauderio isolate BG-103 chromosome 4, BGAUD_0.2, whole genome shotgun sequence genome, one interval contains:
- the shld3 gene encoding shieldin complex subunit 3: MDVFLHYKHDQDKLNDLVFLTERTLQDFPCGVLKVFTPWFPSGAHSSLPLKPKKAPPVISSKQLRDSEFLHQSPDFDSSTRHRAGEETFQQDDKRTFVRSSGEDVPKRCRRSWSVFSHKTKTTAATRSFSRQFHKTIQTFGLHWHQRAKWIICEVNCVPRSIEEIWWKLDHAIKHSRLPTCNANFQRNMVQIWVYCDIFYCEYVGHFLRQKLHLAGEIVLAVHKLGNIFKL; encoded by the coding sequence ATGGATGTGTTTTTGCATTACAAGCACGACCAAGATAAACTGAACGACTTGGTGTTTCTGACGGAGAGAACATTGCAGGACTTCCCGTGTGGTGTTCTGAAAGTGTTTACGCCTTGGTTTCCTTCAGGTGCCCACTCGTCTTTGCCTCTAAAACCTAAAAAGGCCCCTCCTGTAATATCATCAAAACAGTTGAGAgattcagaatttttacatcaAAGTCCAGACTTTGATTCTTCTACGAGACATCGTGCAGGTGAAGAAACATTTCAACAAGATGATAAAAGGACATTTGTAAGAAGCTCGGGAGAGGACGTGCCTAAGAGATGCAGAAGGTCGTGGAGTGTGTTCTCACACAAAACCAAAACGACTGCGGCAACTCGGTCGTTCTCCAGACAGTTCCACAAAACTATACAAACGTTTGGACTCCACTGGCACCAGAGAGCGAAATGGATTATTTGTGAGGTTAACTGTGTACCTCGGAGTATTGAAGAGATTTGGTGGAAACTGGATCATGCTATTAAGCACTCCAGGCTTCCAACGTGCAATGCCAATTTCCAGAGGAACATGGTGCAGATATGGGTGTATTGCGACATATTTTACTGTGAATACGTTGGACATTTTTTGAGACAAAAACTACATCTCGCTGGAGAGATTGTTTTAGCAGTCCATAAACTAGGGAATATATTTAAATTGTAG